A DNA window from Synchiropus splendidus isolate RoL2022-P1 chromosome 2, RoL_Sspl_1.0, whole genome shotgun sequence contains the following coding sequences:
- the LOC128754763 gene encoding nascent polypeptide-associated complex subunit alpha, muscle-specific form-like, translating to MKPDGSNMDTTDSREPTEDAAVAEQSASQENITGQIRPQPEHAGNDAEPGGAEANGKPEAAAGNKVKLQAVAPKINHTSTSLHRMTRVAPSTNDSGKLMSKKGATAAPTAKVPASKTLAGKSSSVGAVAKRPTGAAAGPSSVKNQTKVPDKKPAGPTAATKTASAATKLSKPPTTNGVPKKKTDSVGVTRPQGTTTAGRSMAFKSAAARPESGAIPKTSRPASAQSASRPATSRPNTAPPRTTSTSAAAGRTATFKASAAPSTGRSTTAHGPKAAAAKKDVSQPPPAAAISKRPPAATRMPPTKKAEPPKPSATAKPSSVPKLPAKATSRNVVPMKPQKPANPGPAKKPEAPSWPHLAVKPLLSKTPPASPASKPGKYGTQQARLGSKPTQAVSPYIAVKKTKCPSSAAAARPAVGKPAASAQAESDCTVALAQSQPAAPSAPERISTPPCTETVPSAVAAPEAASVLPASPPQSSPVTSAVESAPIMESVASSLPNDKQDPAPVTATSPPVPNEEPFYLLTNQTVSKPALTVGASSIPQVQSANLNDDDDEEEREGSQLVSVSEMSGTTQPTEESRPGSAGPVGGSAWRAPGALLSELDSEEVSGSQQGASELSAPGVLEGTESTDDLGDGSLKGASAGSPDFEKFPDIPANDFEEDEDEEDDNDRVCDMDVGSERADEPQRIRHDNDLDDEEDDDVDMASEGVTESGLESYGNADEDDFAEDERLDNLNRLAQPPPPPELPSAPAAQWDQPNPFNPWQETPQPQESQLLVDSVSQSAEQIGAAAASPLTEPWQADSLTPTSTKAWQEAEADAASSAREEEGVCVDLNISAQTLAPPPASAHAMSLSSTVSSEGSTPEEPADQSQKGIPETLEDPGQYLEAGHKLGGSEEGLVEVAADTNQEGLAAASTSNPSSSSVTEDEASDTEGEAQLDDAFVPESATTDVLQIKPSARRCLSTLDEGDEPEADTSTPPSATSLASYGFDTTTTASTSNAQSTGESCIKSPGIFSLEELPEEAKELGIGPAPNDLPHVGEPQYLQCEKLEAEVPVEENVPGLHETTAPPSFQGLLREKTEDAQPPYYSAICEKSENSFPGFTALPHRRDHAAHSRTYCDLVKPLCAPASPPRLTCADLPPRSAGQQALSPQLRRLEQHQRQLQEMQQRRDQQNRPLEEAEQERKRREEEELRRKKEEAEEEIKRNEKMQSVQTAAAAEDDEEMKQRRDLELQLQQQQEELKQRQQIMQWQQELQQSAKVQTVVLSPSSGLCTIYEALESGDEEGEAHRAQVKEHVPGEEAGEKVKLSEVERPPPSNPEVVPSPTPPEPVSPFEMEWGKKVDIVQQLINQTLLLNGDSCSSLLLLPGGTGGKLSPLESSLWPALLPPLTPPSATVTSVSSFSPEAAGSSPQGEWTVVELETHH from the exons ATGAAACCAGATGGGTCTAACATGGACACCACAGACTCTCGGGAACCCACGGAGGATGCTGCCGTTGCAGAGCAGTCAGCCTCCCAAGAGAACATAACGGGTCAAATCAGACCACAGCCAGAACATGCTGGAAATGATGCAGAACCTGGGGGTGCTGAGGCAAACGGGAAACCTGAGGCTGCTGCAGGAAATAAGGTCAAGCTTCAGGCTGTGGCTCCCAAGATTAATCACACGAGTACTTCCTTGCATCGCATGACCAGGGTGGCTCCGTCTACCAACGACTCAGGAAAGTTGATGTCAAAAAAGGGAGCCACAGCCGCGCCGACAGCAAAGGTGCCGGCATCCAAGACACTTGCTGGAAAATCATCATCAGTGGGAGCTGTAGCCAAGAGACCGACTGGAGCGGCGGCTGGTCCCTCCTCAGTCAAGAACCAAACTAAGGTGCCTGATAAGAAGCCCGCTGGACCAACAGCGGCGACAAAAACGGCTTCTGCAGCAACAAAGTTAAGTAAACCACCAACCACAAATGGTGTTCctaagaaaaaaacagactctGTTGGCGTCACCAGACCTCAAGGCACAA cAACAGCTGGTAGATCCATGGCGTTCAAATCAGCTGCAGCAAGACCTGAAAGCGGTGCAATTCCAAAGACAAGCAG GCCTGCATCAGCCCAGTCAGCATCACGACCCGCGACGTCCAGGCCCAACACCGCTCCACCCAGGACAACATCCACCTCTGCCGCTGCTGGGAGAACTGCCACTTTTAAAGCGAGCGCAGCTCCCTCTACAGGCAGGAGCACCACAGCGCATGGTCCCAAAGCTGCAGCTGCAAAAAAAG ATGTCAGTCAACCACCGCCTGCTGCAGCCATTTCCAAAAGACCTCCTGCAGCCACAAGGATGCCGCCCACCAAAAAGGCTGAACCCCCCAAACCTTCAGCCACTGCAAAGCCCTCATCTGTTCCAAAACTGCCCGCAAAAGCAACGAGTCGCAATGTGGTGCCGATGAAACCACAGAAGCCTGCAAATCCTGGCCCTGCGAAAAAGCCAGAGGCTCCTTCGTGGCCTCATCTTGCAGTGAAGCCGCTGCTTAGCAAAACCCCTCCTGCCTCTCCAGCCAGCAAGCCCGGCAAATATGGCACCCAACAGGCGAGGCTCGGAAGCAAGCCCACTCAGGCAGTCTCTCCTTACATTGCTGTCAAGAAGACAAAGTGTCCTTCGtccgcagcagcagccaggcCTGCAGTAGGCAAGCCTGCTGCATCTGCTCAGGCAGAATCAGACTGTACAGTTGCGCTGGCACAGTCTCAACCTGCAGCTCCGTCAGCACCAGAGAGAATCTCAACGCCACCTTGTACTGAGACTGTACCGTCAGCAGTCGCTGCTCCAGAAGCTGCTTCAGTTCtccctgcctctcctcctcagagtTCCCCTGTGACCTCGGCAGTAGAATCAGCTCCGATAATGGAGTCCGTTGCTTCCTCATTGCCTAATGATAAGCAGGATCCAGCGCCAGTCACAGCAACCTCGCCGCCAGTTCCCAATGAAGAACCATTTTACCTGTTAACAAACCAAACCGTCAGTAAACCTGCCCTCACTGTCGGCGCTAGCTCCATCCCTCAGGTTCAGTCGGCTAATCTgaacgacgacgacgatgaggaGGAACGGGAAGGAAGCCAGCTGGTGTCTGTGTCTGAAATGAGCGGGACAACACAACCCACTGAAGAGTCCCGCCCTGGCTCTGCCGGTCCTGTAGGAGGGTCTGCGTGGAGGGCGCCTGGAGCCTTGCTGTCGGAGCTGGACTCTGAGGAGGTGAGTGGCAGCCAGCAAGGCGCATCCGAGCTGAGTGCTCCCGGGGTGCTGGAGGGCACTGAAAGCACGGATGACCTGGGAGATGGCAGTCTGAAAGGAGCGTCTGCAGGCTCGCCGGACTTCGAGAAGTTCCCTGACATACCTGCCAACGACtttgaggaggatgaggacgaaGAGGATGACAACGACCGAGTGTGTGACATGGATGTGGGCTCAGAGCGCGCGGATGAACCTCAAAGGATCCGGCATGACAACGActtggatgatgaggaggatgacgaCGTGGACATGGCCAGCGAAGGCGTGACTGAGAGTGGGCTGGAGAGCTACGGCAATGCCGACGAGGACGACTTTGCAGAGGACGAAAGGTTGGACAACTTGAACAGGTTAGCCCAGCCGCCACCTCCGCCCGAGCTGCCCTCGGCTCCAGCTGCTCAGTGGGATCAGCCTAACCCCTTTAACCCCTGGCAAGAAACCCCTCAACCCCAAGAGTCGCAGCTGCTGGTCGACTCGGTCTCACAGTCGGCAGAGCAGATTGGAGCAGCTGCCGCAAGCCCGCTGACCGAGCCCTGGCAGGCAGACTCCCTAACACCCACCTCTACCAAAGCCTGGCAGGAAGCTGAAGCGGACGCTGCTTCCTCTGCCAGGGAAGAGGAGGGCGTGTGCGTGGATCTGAACATTTCTGCTCAAACGCTGGCTCCGCCTCCTGCTTCTGCTCATGCCATGTCTCTGTCAAGCACTGTGAGCAGTGAGGGCAGCACCCCGGAGGAGCCTGCAGACCAAAGTCAGAAAGGGATTCCTGAAACCTTGGAGGATCCTGGCCAGTACCTGGAGGCAGGGCACAAGCTTGGAGGAAGTGAGGAAGGCCTCGTGGAGGTCGCTGCTGATACAAACCAAGAAGGGCTTGCAGCTGCCTCGACTTCCAACCCTTCGTCATCCTCTGTGACAGAAGATGAGGCCAGCGACACTGAGGGAGAGGCACAGCTTGACGACGCTTTCGTGCCAGAAAGTGCCACCACAGACGTGCTCCAGATCAAACCCTCGGCGCGGCGCTGCCTATCTACTCTGGACGAAGGCGACGAGCCTGAGGCTGACACGTCAACGCCGCCCTCGGCTACTTCCCTCGCATCCTACGGCTTCGACACCACGACCACGGCGTCCACCTCCAACGCACAGTCGACTGGAGAGAGCTGCATTAAGAGCCCTGGCATCTTTTCCCTGGAGGAGCTTCCCGAGGAGGCAAAAGAGCTCGGCATTGGTCCGGCACCCAACGACCTGCCACACGTTGGAGAGCCACAGTACTTGCAGTGCGAGAAGCTGGAAGCCGAAGTTCCTGTTGAAGAGAACGTTCCAGGATTACATGAGACCACAGCTCCTCCGAGCTTTCAGGGGTTGCTGAGGGAGAAAACGGAGGACGCCCAGCCTCCGTACTATTCTGCTATCTGCGAAAAGTCGGAGAACTCTTTCCCAG GCTTCACTGCGCTGCCGCACCGCCGTGATCACGCTGCACACAGCAGAACCTACTGTGACCTGGTCAAACCCCTCTGCGCTCCGGCCTCCCCGCCTCGGCTGACCTGTGCCGACCTCCCGCCTCGGAGCGCGGGGCAGCAGGCGCTCAGCCCCCAGCTGCGCCGGCTGGAGCAGCACCAGCGGCAGCTGCAGGAGATGCAGCAGCGCCGAGACCAACAGAACAGACCTCTGGAGGAAGctgagcaggagaggaagcggagggaggaagaagagctgaggaggaagaaggaggaagCCGAGGAGGAAATAAAAAGGAACGAAAAGATGCAGAGCGTCCAGACGGCTGCGGCAGCTGAGGACGACGAAGAGATGAAGCAGAGGAGGGACctggagctgcagctccagcagcagcaggaggagctgaagcagcggcagcagatcatgcagtggcagcaggagctgcagcagtctGCCAAGGTCCAGACTGTCGTACTCTCCCCTTCTTCGGGGCTGTGCACCATCTACGAGGCTCTGGAGAGTGGCGATGAAGAGGGGGAGGCTCACCGGGCTCAGGTGAAGGAGCACGTGCCGGGAGAGGAGGCCGGAGAGAAAGtaaagctctctgaagtggagCGTCCACCTCCCTCCAACCCTGAGGTCGTGCCCTCACCCACCCCTCCTGAACCCGTCTCACCGTTTGAAATGGAGTGGGGTAAGAAAGTTGACATCGTCCAGCAGCTGATCAATCAGACTTTGCTGCTGAACGGAGATAGCtgctcctccctgctgctgctccccgGAGGCACAGGAGGGAAACTCAGTCCTCTGGAGAGCAGCCTCTGGCCTGCCCTGCTCCCCCCTCTCACCCCACCTTCCGCCACCGTCACCTCGGTCAGCAGTTTCTCCCCAGAAGCCGCAGGCAGCTCGCCCCAGGGAGAGTGGACGGTGGTGGAGCTGGAGACGCATCACTGA